Proteins encoded together in one Bradyrhizobium sp. CB82 window:
- the istB gene encoding IS21-like element helper ATPase IstB: MLNHPTHERLIELGLTGMAKAFEEQRRSPDLEALPFEDRIGLLVDREVAERDTRRLTTRLKIAALRQTACVEDVDLRTPRGIDRAVFVKLVAGDWIDRHENLLVTGATGLGKSWLACALGHKACRDNRSVLYHRVPRLFEALALARGDGRYARLLKSLGRAQLLILDDWGLSVLTVEDRHGRASTIVTSQLPVDTWHGAIGDPTVDDAILDRLVHNAHRLQLTGESMRKRSAKTIALDGQPEH; this comes from the coding sequence ATGCTTAACCACCCAACCCACGAGCGGCTGATCGAGCTTGGCCTGACCGGAATGGCCAAGGCCTTCGAGGAGCAGCGCCGATCGCCCGATCTCGAAGCCCTGCCGTTCGAAGATCGCATCGGCCTGTTGGTCGACCGCGAAGTCGCCGAACGCGACACCAGGCGGCTCACCACCCGGCTCAAGATCGCCGCACTGCGCCAGACCGCTTGCGTCGAAGACGTCGATCTGCGCACCCCGCGGGGCATCGACCGCGCCGTTTTCGTCAAACTCGTCGCCGGCGACTGGATCGATCGCCACGAGAACTTGCTCGTCACCGGGGCAACCGGCCTGGGCAAAAGTTGGTTAGCCTGCGCGCTCGGCCACAAGGCCTGCCGCGACAACCGATCAGTCCTCTATCATCGCGTTCCAAGGCTGTTCGAGGCGCTCGCGCTCGCGCGCGGAGACGGACGTTACGCCCGGCTCCTCAAAAGCCTCGGCCGCGCTCAGCTTCTGATTTTGGATGATTGGGGACTATCGGTGCTCACCGTCGAGGACCGCCATGGCCGCGCATCCACCATCGTCACAAGTCAGCTCCCCGTGGACACCTGGCATGGAGCCATTGGGGACCCCACGGTCGACGACGCCATTCTCGATCGCCTCGTCCACAACGCCCACCGCCTCCAGCTCACCGGAGAAAGCATGCGAAAACGCAGCGCCAAAACCATCGCCCTTGACGGCCAACCAGAACACTGA
- a CDS encoding serine hydrolase, whose amino-acid sequence MKFNEDYVDPNGDGSKLWSALFVGVNPTVAYVCRQPRVDQPGTKFVYKTGDTCLAAILLSNTVGKSMSEYLSEKLWQP is encoded by the coding sequence GTGAAGTTCAACGAAGATTACGTTGATCCCAACGGGGATGGCTCCAAGTTGTGGTCGGCGCTGTTCGTTGGCGTCAATCCCACCGTCGCCTACGTGTGCCGCCAGCCCAGGGTCGATCAGCCGGGCACGAAGTTCGTGTATAAGACCGGCGATACCTGCCTGGCCGCGATCTTGCTCTCCAATACGGTCGGTAAGTCGATGTCAGAGTACCTCTCAGAAAAGCTTTGGCAGCCCTAA
- a CDS encoding ABC transporter ATP-binding protein translates to MAEQQQPALLMQGVTKTFTTLVAVNALDLELQRGEFMTLLGSSGSGKTTTLNMVAGFIQPTAGRVLIDGRDATRIPPHKRGIGMVFQNYALFPHLTVAQNIAFPLVRTPKAERAGLIREALRRVGLEGLEERFPRQLSGGQQQRVAFARAIVYRPRLLLMDEPFGALDKKLRESLQLEIRRLHQELGITILHVTHDQEEALVLSDRIAIFNRGCIEQLDSPKGIYDKPKTVFVADFIGDANIFRGVLSRDEEIMAVKGDGWQLCGLVQSNEALALGSRGALVIRPDRISLVSVNSPTAPASQRIIGRVRQVVYLGGTLKYELESLNQIVYVRPKADVSAFTPSPGEEVGVEWRTEYGVIVADT, encoded by the coding sequence ATGCGCTGGACCTAGAGTTGCAAAGGGGGGAGTTTATGACGCTACTCGGCTCCTCCGGCTCCGGCAAAACGACCACGCTCAATATGGTAGCAGGATTCATTCAGCCGACGGCGGGGCGGGTCCTGATCGATGGACGCGACGCGACCCGCATTCCACCCCACAAACGCGGCATCGGCATGGTATTTCAAAACTACGCCCTATTCCCACATCTTACCGTAGCGCAGAACATTGCCTTCCCCTTAGTCCGCACCCCGAAGGCCGAGCGGGCAGGATTGATCCGTGAGGCGCTGCGCCGCGTGGGACTAGAGGGCCTGGAGGAACGCTTCCCACGGCAGCTGTCAGGTGGCCAACAGCAACGCGTGGCCTTCGCGCGCGCGATCGTTTACCGGCCGCGTCTCTTGCTTATGGATGAGCCGTTCGGCGCGCTGGACAAAAAACTTCGCGAGTCGCTGCAACTGGAAATCCGGCGGCTGCATCAGGAACTCGGTATCACCATATTGCACGTGACCCACGATCAAGAGGAGGCCCTCGTACTGTCTGACAGAATTGCGATATTTAATCGCGGGTGTATTGAACAGCTGGATAGTCCGAAAGGCATCTACGACAAACCCAAGACGGTGTTTGTGGCGGACTTCATCGGCGATGCGAACATCTTTCGCGGGGTATTAAGTCGTGACGAAGAAATTATGGCGGTCAAAGGCGACGGTTGGCAGCTATGTGGTCTAGTTCAGTCGAACGAGGCCCTTGCGCTTGGATCCCGGGGCGCATTGGTGATCCGGCCCGATAGAATCAGCTTGGTTTCTGTAAACTCGCCGACGGCTCCTGCGAGTCAGCGGATTATCGGCCGTGTACGGCAGGTGGTGTACCTCGGCGGTACGCTCAAGTACGAATTAGAATCTCTCAATCAAATCGTTTATGTGCGCCCGAAGGCGGATGTTTCAGCCTTCACACCGAGTCCGGGCGAAGAGGTAGGGGTGGAGTGGCGGACGGAGTACGGGGTCATCGTCGCGGATACTTGA